GATTGAAAATGAAAAATTTGCACCGTTTTACCCTTATTGAGTTGCTCGTAGTTATTGCAATAATTGCCATTCTCGCCTCGATGCTGCTCCCGGCGCTGAATAAAGCGCGGGCGAGCGCTAAAGCTTCAACCTGCAAAAACAACCTGAAAACGCTTGCTACCGCCAATCTCTTATATGCGGGTGATTTTGATGATCACATAGTCCCCGTTTATGTGAATGGTATAGATGAGTCAAATTGGCATTACAATAAATCATTTGCCCAACAGATCGGCGTCAATATAAAAGAAAGTGAGGAAAATCCTTTATGGCCGAAAGGGTTGCTTTGCCCTCTTTCTCGCGGAATAATGTACCCGAAGGAAGGCAACTATTGCAAGATCATCGATTCCTATACGCTGAATAACACCTTCTCAAACGGCGACTGGGGCTCCCCTGCTATACGCAGTATCCGCATCAGCCGGCTTTCCGCTCCTTCTCAAAAGTACATGTTTCTTGATGGATTAAGAGATAGTCTCCTGTATGGCAACAGTTTTGTTAACCGCAACGATTATCTTGTATCGGGAGAAAATGCCAATACTGCAACTGCTTATCGTCACAACTCTGGTATTAATTATTCATTCTTTGACGGACACGTCGATTGGAGCGATTATAACTGGCAGAACTGGCCGGGAGGCAACGGCTACACTCGGAATTGGGCATTCTGGCAACCGGGTTGGAGCGATGTGAGCGTTCGTTTCTGATCTGAAAACGTGCATGGGAGAAAGATGGTTTTGAAGCGATACGGAAAGTTGTTGTGGGCAGCGTTGCTCTTCTGGGGGCAGACCGGTTTTGCCGATGGAGGCAAAGTGGCCGAATCTTTCGATATGCCTTGTCCCGACGGGATGTCGCGCAGTCGGCTGATGACACTTAGTGATGCCTGGCGTCAAACGACGCCGACCCGGGAACGGATCTCTCTGAACGGTTTGTGGGAGTTTCATCCGGTGCTTACGCCGGATGAACTCGAAAAAATCCCGGGACCGGGAACCGGCTGGGGATGGTTCAAAGTGCCGGGAGCATGGCCGACGGAACCGAACGGCATGGCGTTTTATCTGAAGCCGGAGATTCTCGCACGCTTCAAGGTGGCAGAGTTGAATTCCGCATGGTATCGGCGGGAAATCGATGTGCCGGAAGAGTGGAAGGGGCGGCGCATCCTGCTTTCGGCCGATCTGATCCAATCCTGCGGCATCGTGTTCGTCGACGGCGTGAAAGCCGGAGTGCTTTATTATCCCGGAGGCGAACTCGAATTGACCGGCAAACTGCTGCCGGGAAGCCATCATACGCTTGCGGTGTTGGTCAGCGCCAAACCGGAAGAACAACTCGAATATATGGGGCATGATCGTCTGGTCAAGCTGAAATCGAACCTGCAGAACCGGGGAATTTGCGGCGACCTCTATCTGGAGTCATTGCCGATGACCGCCGCAATTTCCGATGTGCATGTGATTACCTCCGTCAAAAGCGGCAAAATCACTTTCGATACCGGTTTCACGACGCTTCCGGCGGGAACGTACCGGCTGGAAGCGGAGATCTCCGAAGGGGGAAAGGTGGTACAAACGTTTTCCTCGGAGCTATTTACCGTCAAAAAAGGGAAAAATATCCGCCATTCCTTCGGCGGCCTCTGGAATGATCCGAAACTTTGGGATATCGACATTCCGCAGAATCTTTACGTCGCCGATGTGAAGCTGCTTTCCGCCGAAGGTGAGATTCTCGACCGTTTTCTGCCGCAGGAATTCGGTTTCAGGGAGTTTTCCATCGACGGACGCGATTTTTACCTCAATGGCAAAAAAATTCATCTCCGGGCGCTGGTTACTCGCGGCCCGCAGGACGCTGACTTTGGTTCCGCCGAGCGAGTCGACCATATGGTCAGGACGGCCAGGCAGTTCGGCGCGAATTTCCTGATCGGCTGGAATTACAGTTTCACCCCCGGAGTTTTTGCATATCCGGCGGGGTATCACCGGCACACTTCAGAGCGCGGCATGCTCACTTCCCTGACGCTGCCGCATATCAAAGATTTCGGCAATGATCTGGAGAATCCCGCAAATCTGGCGGAGTACCGGCGGCAGACGGAACATCTGATCCGGCGTTTCCAGAATATTCCCGGCGTGGTCATGTACGTGATGAACCATAACCGGCTCGGCTATATGGGGGACCAGAATCCACTGCGAATCGGTAATGATTACCGTCCTGAACGGTATATCGCCCTGCCGAGCAGAAAACAGGGGCGCATCGCGGAGAAAACCGCTAAGGCATTCGATGCTTCCCGTCCGGTCTACCACCATGAAAGCGGCAACTTCGGGGACGTCTGTTCCTTGAACTGTTATCTGAACTGGGTGCCGCGCCAGGAACGGGGCGACTGGCTAGAACCGTGGGAAAACAACGGAACCATGCCGGTATTTTTTGTCGAATGGGGTTTGCCGCACGTGGCAAGCTGGTCGAGCTGGCGCGGCCCAGAATTCATTTGGGCCAGCAAAGTACCGCAGTGTTTGTGGGTAAACGAATACAATGCGGCGATTCTCGGCGAGGAGGCCTATCGCTTCGAGAAGGCGAAGGGGGCGCTGTACGATCTTCAGGCGGAGAAAGCTTCCGGCAATCGCCGGGTTTTCTTTTCCGATCTCGGTGCCAACAACAGGCTGACCTGGATTGAAGATGTGCGGCGGGTGCGCGCATGGTTCGCTTCGGAGGACTTCCCGAATCTTCGCGCCCGGGGTATTTCCGGGCTGTTGCCGTGGGATCAGGCACAGCTCTGGAATTGGCTTTCGCGGGGCGAGGCGGACCGGGACAATCCGGCACGCTTCGAAAATCTGAAACGGCCCGCCCTGGTTCCGGACCGGATTGAATCCCATGGAGAAGCAATCAACAATCCTGTTTGCAAAGTTCGTCTGAATGTCGCCGGAGAGACGGTTCAAAAGAACTTTCAGGAATTTCTCTGCCGGATTGCGGGCAAAGTCGGCGATTTCACGGAAAGGGGTCACAATTTCCATTCCGGAGAAACCATTCGGAAAAGTCTGCAACTGCTGAACGACTCCCGTCATGATGCGGAAATCGGCTGGAAGTGGAGCGTGCCGGAATTCGGATTTTCCGGCACGGGCAGTTCAATCGTTCCCCCGGGAGGCAGGACGGATATCCCTCTGGAATTCACCGTACCGGAGAATGCCGTCGGAAAAGCCGTCCTGCGGGCGGAATTCACTCTGCCCTCCGGGAAGAAGCTGGAAGATTCTTTTGCTCTCGATCTCTTTGCGGCGCCGTCCGCAGTAAAGATCAAGTCGCAGGTCGGTCTGTATGACCCGGAAGGAAGCGCGGCGCCGCTGCTGCAGAAACTCGGCGTGCCGTTCCGCCGGGTTGTGAACCGGCATAATCTTGATGGTGTGGAATTGCTGGTGATTGGCCGGAATGGCTTGAAGGATTTCCCGTTCGAGCTTTCCGGACGGCTGGAGTCGGGGCTTAAACTCCTGCTGCTGGAACAGAATGCGGAAGAACTTCGCCGTATCGGATTGCGCTGTGTGGAATTCGGAATGCGCGAAGCCTTCCTGCCCGACGGCGAAAAGCTGCACGACTGGCGCGGCAGCTCCACGATGCTGCCGCCTTATCGCAAAACCAATGACTTTGAATGCAGTTATCCGCTGGTCAATGCGAACTTCTTCCGCCAGACTCGTCCCTGGCGCGCCGGAAATCGCGGCTCGCTTGCCGATGTCGTTGTGGAAAAACCGCAGATCGGAGACTGGCTGCCCGCGGCTTCATGCGGATTCGATCTGCAGTATGCGCCACTGTTGCGCCTGACGGAAGGACGCGGCTGTGTCATGCTTTGCCAATACGCGGTTTCGGGGCGCACGGAATCTGATCCGGAAGCGGAAAAAATTCTGGCTCAGGCGCTGGTTGACCTGGATCGTTACGAGCCGGCCGCCAGACGGACGGTCTTTTATTCCGGAGACGCGGCCGGAAGTGCTCTGCTGAAAGCGCTGCACATTCCATTTACGCCGTATCGCGATGCCGCCTCGCTGCCGGAAAACTCCCTGCTGGTGGTGGGGCCGGGCGGGGCCGGAGAAAAGCTTTCCGAATTGGCTGCGGCGGGAACGAATATTCTCGCGCTCGGACTTTCCGCGGAGGAGCTGAACCGCGCTTTCCCCGGAGAGTTCCAGACGCAAAATGGAGAATTTTATTCCGATTATGTCCCGGGATTGGCGAAGATTCCGGAATTTGCGGGCATCGGCAATGCGGAACTGCATTGGCGCGGGAAAGTCCGGTTCGACGCCTTCTCTCCGGACTCGCCGGGAGGGCGGATGCTCTGCCGGAAAGAGATAGGAAAAGGCTGCGTCGTTGCCATGCAGCTGCCGCCGTGGAAATTTTCCGAAACGGAATTCAGCTGCCGTACCACGCGACGCCGGACTGCTTATCTGGTGTCACGGCTGCTGGCGAATCTCGGAGCCGCTTACCGTTCCGGCTTCTTCGCGATGCTTGACCGGACCGCGGGACGGCGGGAATTCGAGCTGCCGAATGACTGCTGGCAATTGTGCGCCGATCCGCAGGACAAGGGAGAGCAGCAGGGATGGCAGAAAGCGAGCTTCCGCCCGGGGCGCGACTGGCGCAAGGTACGGGTTCCCGGCTGGGTCGAGGAGCAGTTTCCCGAATTGGCGCGCGGGAACGGACGTTTCTGGTTCCGGCTGGAATTCACGTTGCCGCCGGGGCTGGCGGAACGGCTGAATGAAGTCTTTCTCGGCTCGATCAATCAGGAGACGCACATTTGGATCAACGGAGTCCCGATTGCCTCTGAAACCGGTGAAAAAAGACGCTGGATCACCCGGGAGTACAGAATTCCGGCCGGAGTGCTGAAAACCGGCAGGAATGTCCTGGCGATACGTTGTGTGGATACCGAACATCAGGGCGGCATTCTGAACCTTCCGTTGCTGAAAGGAGCTGCAGGCAAGAGCTTTTATACGGACGTTCCGAAGGCGGCAGACGATCCCTACGGGTATTTCCGCTGGTAGCGGTAAATCAATGATTGAAAGGTAAAAACGAAACTTGCCGGCTTGTTGTTCATAAGAAGCGATGGCTCCTCTGATCGCAACAATCGAAAGAGGAGCCTCTATTTTCAGGCAATGGCATTCCGGTCGCAAAGAACATTTTCATTCACAAGTTTACTCGTAATCATATTTCGTCTCTTTATATCGTAAAGGCATTTGCGAAACTGAAATGATTTTTCAAGGACCATTGAGTGTTGCCCGGCAGCACCGCAGTCAGAAATTTTATTATATCTTCAATCTCATCAACGGGCTCTCTTATATGTGCCTCGGCGAAACGGTGATCATTCTGCTTGCCGTAAAGATCAAATCTCCGGACGCGATCGTTGCGGTACTCGGTTCCATGAGCTTTTT
This region of Victivallis lenta genomic DNA includes:
- a CDS encoding beta galactosidase jelly roll domain-containing protein, with product MTLSDAWRQTTPTRERISLNGLWEFHPVLTPDELEKIPGPGTGWGWFKVPGAWPTEPNGMAFYLKPEILARFKVAELNSAWYRREIDVPEEWKGRRILLSADLIQSCGIVFVDGVKAGVLYYPGGELELTGKLLPGSHHTLAVLVSAKPEEQLEYMGHDRLVKLKSNLQNRGICGDLYLESLPMTAAISDVHVITSVKSGKITFDTGFTTLPAGTYRLEAEISEGGKVVQTFSSELFTVKKGKNIRHSFGGLWNDPKLWDIDIPQNLYVADVKLLSAEGEILDRFLPQEFGFREFSIDGRDFYLNGKKIHLRALVTRGPQDADFGSAERVDHMVRTARQFGANFLIGWNYSFTPGVFAYPAGYHRHTSERGMLTSLTLPHIKDFGNDLENPANLAEYRRQTEHLIRRFQNIPGVVMYVMNHNRLGYMGDQNPLRIGNDYRPERYIALPSRKQGRIAEKTAKAFDASRPVYHHESGNFGDVCSLNCYLNWVPRQERGDWLEPWENNGTMPVFFVEWGLPHVASWSSWRGPEFIWASKVPQCLWVNEYNAAILGEEAYRFEKAKGALYDLQAEKASGNRRVFFSDLGANNRLTWIEDVRRVRAWFASEDFPNLRARGISGLLPWDQAQLWNWLSRGEADRDNPARFENLKRPALVPDRIESHGEAINNPVCKVRLNVAGETVQKNFQEFLCRIAGKVGDFTERGHNFHSGETIRKSLQLLNDSRHDAEIGWKWSVPEFGFSGTGSSIVPPGGRTDIPLEFTVPENAVGKAVLRAEFTLPSGKKLEDSFALDLFAAPSAVKIKSQVGLYDPEGSAAPLLQKLGVPFRRVVNRHNLDGVELLVIGRNGLKDFPFELSGRLESGLKLLLLEQNAEELRRIGLRCVEFGMREAFLPDGEKLHDWRGSSTMLPPYRKTNDFECSYPLVNANFFRQTRPWRAGNRGSLADVVVEKPQIGDWLPAASCGFDLQYAPLLRLTEGRGCVMLCQYAVSGRTESDPEAEKILAQALVDLDRYEPAARRTVFYSGDAAGSALLKALHIPFTPYRDAASLPENSLLVVGPGGAGEKLSELAAAGTNILALGLSAEELNRAFPGEFQTQNGEFYSDYVPGLAKIPEFAGIGNAELHWRGKVRFDAFSPDSPGGRMLCRKEIGKGCVVAMQLPPWKFSETEFSCRTTRRRTAYLVSRLLANLGAAYRSGFFAMLDRTAGRREFELPNDCWQLCADPQDKGEQQGWQKASFRPGRDWRKVRVPGWVEEQFPELARGNGRFWFRLEFTLPPGLAERLNEVFLGSINQETHIWINGVPIASETGEKRRWITREYRIPAGVLKTGRNVLAIRCVDTEHQGGILNLPLLKGAAGKSFYTDVPKAADDPYGYFRW
- a CDS encoding prepilin-type N-terminal cleavage/methylation domain-containing protein, whose amino-acid sequence is MKNLHRFTLIELLVVIAIIAILASMLLPALNKARASAKASTCKNNLKTLATANLLYAGDFDDHIVPVYVNGIDESNWHYNKSFAQQIGVNIKESEENPLWPKGLLCPLSRGIMYPKEGNYCKIIDSYTLNNTFSNGDWGSPAIRSIRISRLSAPSQKYMFLDGLRDSLLYGNSFVNRNDYLVSGENANTATAYRHNSGINYSFFDGHVDWSDYNWQNWPGGNGYTRNWAFWQPGWSDVSVRF